Proteins found in one Plasmodium malariae genome assembly, chromosome: 13 genomic segment:
- the PmUG01_13046500 gene encoding p1/s1 nuclease, putative — translation MNKETVCYLLFFLIFAKRITCWSDEGHMLSTAIAYEGLTKEEKLILEKIFKNYKEDKDFNDPIYASIWADHIKPFDIHYPNNIRRSGGIDLMNKWHYIDTPYNPLNVRINIFQEYYYKNTDNALTVLKRIFKLLKSIKRKENFGTFFSYNFNLRYFIHIFGDIHQPLHVITFYNNNFINGDNGGRDINILYKNKVENLHYLCDCVFHSRRKKWPTVTPKEVIKEAKSLMNLYPPEYFGNRLKNDLNEYEYLDFIISDSYNKCVHSIYYNFPHETLNKNTSYDVTNFFVVNLKKTLNEQIVLGGYRLTHYLKVIIANIPPDLVNTNKYMK, via the coding sequence ATGAATAAGGAGACAGTTTGTTACttgctattttttcttatatttgcTAAAAGAATTACATGCTGGTCGGATGAAGGGCATATGCTATCAACTGCCATTGCATATGAAGGACTGACTAAAGAAGAGAAGctaattttagaaaaaatttttaagaattacAAAGAGGATAAAGATTTTAATGATCCTATATACGCCTCTATATGGGCTGATCATATAAAACCCTTTGATATTCATTATCCTAATAATATAAGAAGATCAGGAGGTATAGACTTAATGAATAAATGGCATTATATTGATACACCTTATAACCCACTCAATGttcgtataaatatatttcaagaatattattataagaataCAGACAATGCATTAACAGTATTAAAACGCATTTTTAAGTtgttaaaaagtataaaaagaaaagaaaatttcggtacttttttttcgtataattttaatttaaggtattttattcatatttttggTGATATTCATCAACCATTACATgttataactttttataataataatttcataaatGGAGATAATGGAGGAAGagacattaatatattatataaaaataaagtagaGAATTTGCATTATTTATGTGATTGTGTTTTTCACTCAAGAAGAAAGAAATGGCCAACAGTAACACCAAAAGAAGTAATAAAAGAAGCAAAATCTTTAATGAACCTATATCCTCCTGAGTATTTTGGAAAtagattaaaaaatgatttaaatgaatatgaatatcttgattttataataagtgatagttataataaatgCGTTCATAGTATCTATTATAATTTCCCACATGaaacattaaataaaaatacttcaTATGAtgtaacaaatttttttgtcgttaatttaaagaaaactTTGAACGAACAAATTGTGTTAGGTGGATATAGATTAAcacattatttaaaagttatCATTGCTAATATTCCCCCAGATCTtgttaatacaaataaatatatgaagtgA
- the PmUG01_13046600 gene encoding conserved Plasmodium protein, unknown function, with protein MSYKYTRISVRRKVEVVNFLKIYMSKDEPKLRKKLNTTIILKRNKFLKGHSLKLRCKHDLLIGDNNNNTNLEREKKKDLFLGENKNGRMDDENTGKDLRGKMGDSEKGLKKKKKKRKRKKIKKEQEKEIEKAKDEKGEKEEEKCKKKESKIINKDLLNNIKENETQNTRSDTSNELEDENFNLLNQFKAHEDNTLVSELTPAKSKELINCASFKKLMVELNLKEKDVLRLIKKNENSVSTLINQNLTLEQIKNKAQNQEAQNEELFGTFMNNDSSKIGNIINFKKVSKEYKEIIREVILLFLGKKVKFSEIIKQMGEKICDMNNYCLSILRENILFKELNNETLNEIIKKSVLIGHLNEKFSNDAQNFEWTRQIENYIFDSINNANFKVKEISYSSNTINISVTCIKNVSMDSNEYDDIECSIQSSLRQYEKANNLDILSFFKILVNIS; from the coding sequence atgtCTTACAAATATACCCGTATTAGTGTAAGAAGAAAAGTAGAAGTTGtcaattttttgaaaatatatatgtcgAAGGATGAACCAAAAttgaggaaaaaattaaatacaacgattatattaaaaaggaataaattcTTAAAAGGACACAGTTTAAAGTTAAGATGTAAGCATGACTTGTTGATAggtgataataataacaacacTAATTTGGagagagagaaaaaaaaagacctTTTTTTaggggaaaataaaaatgggaGAATGGATGATGAAAACACTGGCAAAGATCTTCGTGGAAAAATGGGTGATAGCGAGAAAggattaaagaaaaaaaaaaaaaaaagaaaaaggaaaaaaattaaaaaagaacaggaaaaagaaatagaaaaagcaaaagatGAAAAAGGGGAAAAGGAAGAGGAAAAGTGTAAAAAGAAggaaagtaaaataataaataaggatttattaaataacatCAAGGAAAATGAAACACAAAATACGAGAAGTGACACTTCAAACGAATTAGAAGATGAAAACTTTAATTTGTTGAATCAATTCAAGGCACATGAAGATAATACATTAGTTAGCGAACTAACTCCAGCAAAAAGTAAAGAACTTATAAATTGTGcttcttttaaaaagttaatgGTAGagttaaatttaaaagaaaaagatgtTTTAcgcttaataaaaaaaaatgaaaacagtGTCTCAACTTTGATTAATCAGAATTTAACTttagaacaaataaaaaataaagcacaGAATCAAGAAGCACAGAATGAAGAATTATTTGGTACTTTTATGAATAATGATAGTTCAAAAATaggtaatattattaattttaaaaaagtaagtaaagaatataaagaaattattagAGAAGTTATACTCCTTTTTTTAgggaaaaaagtaaaatttagtgaaataataaaacaaatggGCGAAAAAATATGTGACATGAATAATTATTGTCTCTCTATTTtaagagaaaatattttatttaaagaattaaataatgaaacactcaatgaaataattaaaaagtcTGTATTAATAGGACacttaaatgaaaaattttcaaacGATGCTCAAAATTTTGAATGGACTAGACAAATAGAAAACTATATTTTTGATTCCATAAACAATGCCAATTTTAAAGTAAAGGAAATTTCCTACTCCAGTAACACCATAAATATAAGTGTAACATGTATCAAAAATGTCTCTATGGATTCTAATGAATATGATGATATAGAATGTTCCATACAAAGCTCCTTAAGGCAATATGAAAAAGCTAATAACTTAGAtattctttcctttttcaaaATTCTAGTGAACATTTCTTGA
- the PmUG01_13046700 gene encoding conserved Plasmodium protein, unknown function — protein MIKKLKIKKGGNFKSQPHKRSPKWGMKKSNHSYYFESNSKLMHDRNIHKNNFINFEELSKKYPFLNIFLHKSKNGKLIYDFEKSVAVYFLSKAILKEYYSINFYMPYYNIDSVDGIDALFDSISLLYHNTIQNFVFVNTNELINNYKEVILNAYNEHNDKLLKLDYKNDEYVINEPCDELKYEDTKSHNEFTGKKFLCPCIPGRVNYIHYLADLTSLNTISEEESAKNFERCEHFEQCKHYERLNIINSFVGSEHTMTSEVLHGNIIKVLDIGVGANCIYPLLGNSVYNWSFIGVDINLDSLKYGYINILLNNKEKDIILKYQKDKKKLFVNVVNDTDLFFFSMCNPPYHSFLEQVNRNPFRNLEANVDEVVYFDNEEYISLNEDTSKEVVNNNIKLGTLYSKEEESIVEYNKTCSSANASGTTIERCEEVYYKHFNKNALSNEFEKEGEHMNGNEVKSHKNLGGEYSFIINMIIESKLYFYNIIWFTTLVSKFKNVKLIKKEIIRSMRLYNMYKKNQVDFLTTIIKNNIHFENIFFFRNVKKPSFQMHICQYRIFESHTSRITRWIICWSYYTEEHIHFLIKLFREKNFHV, from the coding sequence ATGAtcaaaaaactaaaaattaaaaaggggGGCAATTTCAAATCACAGCCTCACAAAAGGAGCCCAAAATGGGGGATGAAAAAGAGTAATCATAGCTACTACTTTGAAAGTAACTCCAAATTAATGCATGATcgaaatatacataaaaataattttattaattttgaagAATTAAGTAAGAAgtatccttttttaaatatatttttgcacaaaagtaaaaatggGAAATTAATATACGATTTTGAGAAATCTGTAGccgtttattttttaagtaaagcTATACTGAAAGAGTACTACTccataaatttttacatgccatattataatattgatAGTGTTGATGGAATTGATGCATTATTTGATagtatttcattattatatcataacactattcaaaattttgtttttgtaaaCACGAACGAACTAATTAATAACTACAAAGAAGTTATATTAAATGCTTATAATGAACACAATGATAAGTTATTAAAATtagattataaaaatgatgaatatgtaataaatgaACCATGTGATGAGTTAAAATATGAGGACACAAAATCACATAACGAATTTACGgggaaaaaatttttatgccCATGTATTCCTGGAAGAGTTAATTACATTCATTACTTAGCAGATCTTACTAGCTTAAATACTATCTCAGAAGAAGAGAGCgcaaaaaattttgaacGTTGCGAACATTTTGAACAATGCAAACATTACGAACGCTTAAACATAATAAACAGTTTTGTAGGTAGCGAACATACAATGACTTCTGAAGTACTACAtggtaatataataaaagtcTTAGATATAGGAGTCGGGGCGAATTGTATCTACCCGCTTTTGGGTAATAGTGTTTATAACTGGTCCTTTATTGGTGTTGACATTAATTTAgattctttaaaatatggttatataaatattttgttaaataataaagaaaaggatataatactgaaatatcaaaaagataagaagaaattatttgtaaacGTAGTTAACGATACagatttgttttttttctccatGTGCAACCCACCGTACCACAGTTTTTTAGAACAAGTTAACAGAAACCCTTTCAGAAATTTAGAAGCAAATGTGGATGAAGTTGTCTATTTTGACaatgaagaatatatttCCCTTAATGAAGATACTTCAAAAGAAGtagttaataataatattaagcTTGGTACCTTATATAgtaaagaagaagaaagcattgttgaatataataaaacctGTTCTAGTGCCAACGCAAGCGGTACTACTATAGAACGGTGTGAAGAAGTGTATTATAAgcattttaacaaaaatgcACTTTCTAATGAGTTCGAAAAGGAAGGTGAACACATGAACGGAAACGAAGTAAAGAGCCATAAAAATTTAGGAGGAGAATAcagttttattataaatatgattatCGAAAGTaagctttatttttacaatataatatGGTTTACAACGTTAGTctcaaaatttaaaaatgttaaattaataaaaaaggaaataatcAGATCAATGAGATTATATaacatgtataaaaaaaatcaggTAGATTTTCTGACtactattataaaaaataatatacattttgagaatatttttttttttagaaatgtGAAAAAACCATCTTTTCAAATGCATATATGCCAATATAGAATTTTTGAATCTCATACTAGCAGAATAACAAGATGGATAATTTGCTGGTCATACTACACTGAAGAACAtatccattttttaataaagttatttcgtgaaaaaaattttcatgtCTGA
- the PmUG01_13046800 gene encoding GTP-binding protein, putative, which produces MLRGIILFLLMVYHEDVIIKSIPCKTLKENAMFLNGSRCREFEERKTKKKNYLECIKKMIKKNQFHDRCIINVKSGNGGDGICCFTTFSQKKNKKYASGGRGGKGGDIYLIGNKKIDNFLSVKLKSFYYAGNGGKGCNNNQNGECGKDEYIHIPINTIIYDEDKNFIDFIYINCQKVLVAKGGKGGKGNYSYRTKSLRIPFVCQYGEKTKEKKLFLKKIFFTDFGIIGYPNVGKSTLLNKITNANVKIANYSYTSKFPNFGIFKCEKGSTQEVGRTSGGPDDETVEQVQSTQSDMSNRPDNEYDILEEEFRDEVVCEMGENENDSVSNNNGWGDNTGWGDNTGWDDNDGTLRTAEKSNYTVIDFPGIIKNLDKKESNISFKYLEHLKYSKILIYMFDINSNTIIETYENIKNVLVQYHSIFKTKKEVVVLNKIDIYNNKDKENINSLINYVRENINIDKIFCISALTGENVIEAINEMTLYIDDENTVNEFIKTLPKPMDIEKIEDSDNFRPSEYEIHKYDEHIFIIKGKYIENQANIFNFSKCDSSKVFRKILDDLNINTKLKNVGARDGDKIIISNYSFDFILEY; this is translated from the coding sequence atgcttaGAGGTATAATCTTGTTTCTCTTAATGGTATACCACGAAgatgttattataaaaagtattcCTTGTAAAACTTTAAAGGAAAATGCTATGTTTTTGAATGGTTCAAGATGCAGAGAGTTTGAAGAACGAAAAACCAAGAAAAAGAACTATTTGGAGTGCATTAAAAAGATGATAAAGAAGAATCAGTTTCATGACAGGTGTATAATAAATGTGAAAAGTGGAAATGGAGGTGATGGTATATGTTGTTTTACAACATTTTCTCAAAAGAAGAATAAGAAGTATGCATCAGGAGGAAGAGGAGGAAAAGGAggagatatatatttaattggtaataaaaaaattgataattttttaagtgttaaattaaaatctttttattatgctGGGAATGGAGGTAAAGGATGTAACAATAATCAAAATGGAGAATGTGGAAAagatgaatatatacatataccaataaatacaattatatatgatgaggacaaaaattttattgattttatttacataaattgtCAAAAGGTCTTAGTGGCAAAGGGGGGAAAAGGAGGAAAGGGAAACTATTCCTATAGAACGAAAAGCTTGAGAATACCTTTTGTTTGTCAATATggagaaaaaacaaaagaaaaaaagttatttttgaaaaaaatattttttacagaCTTTGGTATTATTGGCTATCCTAATGTAGGTAAAAGTACactattaaataaaattacaaatgcaaatgtaaaaatagcAAATTATAGTTATACATCGAAATTTCCAAATTTtggaatttttaaatgtgaAAAGGGAAGTACACAAGAGGTAGGACGTACTTCGGGGGGGCCAGATGATGAGACCGTGGAACAGGTGCAGAGCACACAATCGGATATGAGTAATAGACCAGATAACGAGTATGACATTCTCGAAGAAGAATTTAGGGACGAAGTAGTGTGTGAAATGGGGGAAAACGAGAATGATTCAGTAAGCAATAATAATGGTTGGGGTGATAATACTGGTTGGGGTGATAATACTGGTTGGGACGATAATGATGGCACTTTACGAACGGCTGAAAAAAGCAACTACACAGTGATTGACTTTCcaggaataataaaaaatttagataaaaaagaatcaAACATTTCTTTCAAGTACTTGGagcatttaaaatatagtaaaatattaatctaCATGTTTGACATAAATAGTAATACTATAATTGAAacttatgaaaatataaaaaacgtTCTAGTCCAATACCATAGCATCTTTAAAACTAAGAAGGAAGTTGTggttttaaataaaattgatatatataataataaagataaggaaaatataaattcgctaataaattatgtaagggaaaatataaacatcgataaaatattttgcataTCTGCGCTAACAGGAGAGAATGTTATAGAGGCGATTAATGAAATGACTCTATACATTGATGATGAAAATACAgtaaatgaatttataaaaactttACCAAAACCAATGGATATTGAGAAAATAGAAGATAGCGATAATTTTCGTCCATCTGAGTATgaaattcataaatatgatgaacatatttttataataaaaggaaaatatatagaaaatcaggcaaatattttcaatttttcgaAGTGTGATAGTTCAAAagtatttagaaaaatactAGATGATTTAAACATAAACACAAAGCTAAAAAATGTTGGAGCAAGGGATGgcgataaaattattataagcAACTATTCGTTCGATTTCATTCTCGAGTACTGA